Proteins from one Athene noctua chromosome 20, bAthNoc1.hap1.1, whole genome shotgun sequence genomic window:
- the LOC141968537 gene encoding ectonucleoside triphosphate diphosphohydrolase 8-like isoform X4, with amino-acid sequence MCFCLPAPSTVWCLMLAPRTQLSTSTGGPQTRRTAPASCPRWRPAPRLSCRTGWSPLSSSASLGLSIRITRLTEQPSRFVQRRSSPPAPTVCSGTHAASRQDSSENCPSGDTLGKGTTSLGEGISSYADNPAEAGASLKPCLDKAMKIIPAEQQRDTPTYLGATAGMRLLREQNSTKAEQVFAEVSKAIGKYPVDFRGAQILTGNEEGSFGWITINYLLETLVKYSFAEKWEHPRDTEVLGALDLGGASTQITFQPGVTTEDNSTSTFFRLYGSNYSLYTHSYLCYGQTQALKMLLADLHKGSPSSQEISHPCYPTGYQENVTTSDLYNSPCVRAPSTPSPAQVLTVIGTGDPAACSTAIRKLFNFTCGANRTCGFNGVYQPPVRGQFFAFAGFYYTFHFLNLTSQQSFSDVNSTIQTFCNKTWAELVETFPQEDKFLHKYCSMAIYILTLLLDGYKFNEHTWSNIHFSRQPVCADSGLKTK; translated from the exons ATGTGTTTCTGCCTCCCAGCACCAAG TACGGTCTGGTGTTTGATGCTGGCTCCACGCACACAGCTCTCTACATCTACCGGTGGCCCGCAGACAAGGAGAACGGCACCGGCATCGTGTCCCAGGTGGAGGCCTGCACCGCGCCTG TCCTGCAGGACTGGCTGGTCGCCTTTGAGTAGTTCGGCTTCCCTGGGATTAAGCATCCGCATCACAAGACTCACAGAGCAGCCCTCCCGCTTTGTCCAGAGGAGGAGCTCACCGCCTGCTCCCACAGTGTGCAGTGGCACACATGCTGCCTCCAGGCAGGACAGCTCTGAGAACTGCCCTTCCGGGGACACCCTTGGCAAGGGCACAACTAGCCTGG GAGAAGGCATCTCTAGCTATGCAGACAACCCCGCTGAGGCTGGAGCCAGCCTGAAGCCCTGCCTGGACAAGGCCATGAAGATCATCCCGGCAGAGCAGCAGCGGGACACCCCCACCTACCTGGGGGCCACAGCGGGCATGCGGCTGCTGAG ggAGCAGAACAGCACCAAGGCTGAGCAGGTCTTCGCCGAGGTCTCCAAGGCCATTGGCAAGTACCCTGTGGACTTCCGTGGAGCTCAGATCCTCACGGGGAACGAGGAGGGCTCCTTCGGCTGGATCACCATCAACTACCTGCTGGAGACGCTTGTCAAG TATTCCTTTGCAGAGAAATGGGAACATCCACGGGACACAGAGGTTCTCGGAGCTCTGGACCTTGGAGGTGCCTCAACACAAATAACCTTCCAGCCTGGAGTCACCACTGAGGACAACAGCACCTCCACCTTCTTCAGGCTGTACGGCAGCAACTACTCGCTCTACACCCACAGCTACCTCTGCTACGGGCAGACGCAGGCCTTGAAGATGCTGCTGGCAGATCTCCACAAG GGCAGCCCATCTTCCCAGGAGATATCACACCCCTGCTACCCCACGGGATACCAGGAGAACGTCACCACGTCAGACCTCTACAACAGTCCCTGTGTCCGTGCACCGAGCAcacccagccctgcacaggtCCTCACAGTGATAGGGACAGGGGACCCAGCAGCGTGCAGCACCGCCATCAGGAAACTCTTCAACTTCACCTGTGGGGCCAACAGGACGTGCGGGTTCAACGGGGTTTATCAGCCGCCTGTGCGGGGACAGTTCTTC GCCTTCGCTGGGTTCTACTACACCTTCCACTTCTTGAACCTGACCAGCCAGCAGTCTTTCAGTGATGTCAACTCCACAATCCAGACCTTCTGCAACAAGACCTGGGCAGAG CTGGTAGAGACCTTCCCACAGGAGGACAAGTTCCTACACAAATACTGCTCCATGGCGATTTATATCTTGACGCTGCTGCTTGATGGCTACAAGTTTAATGAGCACACGTGGAGCAACATCCACTTCAGCCGGCAG
- the LOC141968537 gene encoding ectonucleoside triphosphate diphosphohydrolase 8-like isoform X3 has translation MDYKAKTVAGLLAATCVFSIIALILSVVNVKDVFLPPSTKYGLVFDAGSTHTALYIYRWPADKENGTGIVSQVEACTAPGEGISSYADNPAEAGASLKPCLDKAMKIIPAEQQRDTPTYLGATAGMRLLREQNSTKAEQVFAEVSKAIGKYPVDFRGAQILTGNEEGSFGWITINYLLETLVKYSFAEKWEHPRDTEVLGALDLGGASTQITFQPGVTTEDNSTSTFFRLYGSNYSLYTHSYLCYGQTQALKMLLADLHKGSPSSQEISHPCYPTGYQENVTTSDLYNSPCVRAPSTPSPAQVLTVIGTGDPAACSTAIRKLFNFTCGANRTCGFNGVYQPPVRGQFFAFAGFYYTFHFLNLTSQQSFSDVNSTIQTFCNKTWAELVETFPQEDKFLHKYCSMAIYILTLLLDGYKFNEHTWSNIHFSRQAANTDIGWTLGFMLNFTNMIPTEALEQVKGHQPSMWAGAVSFIVLATVAGLVAAFLQCFWKTK, from the exons ATGGACTACAAAGCCAAAACCGttgcaggtcttctggcagccACCTGTGTCTTCAGCATCATTGCCCTCATTCTGAGCGTCGTGAATGTGAAGGATGTGTTTCTGCCTCCCAGCACCAAG TACGGTCTGGTGTTTGATGCTGGCTCCACGCACACAGCTCTCTACATCTACCGGTGGCCCGCAGACAAGGAGAACGGCACCGGCATCGTGTCCCAGGTGGAGGCCTGCACCGCGCCTG GAGAAGGCATCTCTAGCTATGCAGACAACCCCGCTGAGGCTGGAGCCAGCCTGAAGCCCTGCCTGGACAAGGCCATGAAGATCATCCCGGCAGAGCAGCAGCGGGACACCCCCACCTACCTGGGGGCCACAGCGGGCATGCGGCTGCTGAG ggAGCAGAACAGCACCAAGGCTGAGCAGGTCTTCGCCGAGGTCTCCAAGGCCATTGGCAAGTACCCTGTGGACTTCCGTGGAGCTCAGATCCTCACGGGGAACGAGGAGGGCTCCTTCGGCTGGATCACCATCAACTACCTGCTGGAGACGCTTGTCAAG TATTCCTTTGCAGAGAAATGGGAACATCCACGGGACACAGAGGTTCTCGGAGCTCTGGACCTTGGAGGTGCCTCAACACAAATAACCTTCCAGCCTGGAGTCACCACTGAGGACAACAGCACCTCCACCTTCTTCAGGCTGTACGGCAGCAACTACTCGCTCTACACCCACAGCTACCTCTGCTACGGGCAGACGCAGGCCTTGAAGATGCTGCTGGCAGATCTCCACAAG GGCAGCCCATCTTCCCAGGAGATATCACACCCCTGCTACCCCACGGGATACCAGGAGAACGTCACCACGTCAGACCTCTACAACAGTCCCTGTGTCCGTGCACCGAGCAcacccagccctgcacaggtCCTCACAGTGATAGGGACAGGGGACCCAGCAGCGTGCAGCACCGCCATCAGGAAACTCTTCAACTTCACCTGTGGGGCCAACAGGACGTGCGGGTTCAACGGGGTTTATCAGCCGCCTGTGCGGGGACAGTTCTTC GCCTTCGCTGGGTTCTACTACACCTTCCACTTCTTGAACCTGACCAGCCAGCAGTCTTTCAGTGATGTCAACTCCACAATCCAGACCTTCTGCAACAAGACCTGGGCAGAG CTGGTAGAGACCTTCCCACAGGAGGACAAGTTCCTACACAAATACTGCTCCATGGCGATTTATATCTTGACGCTGCTGCTTGATGGCTACAAGTTTAATGAGCACACGTGGAGCAACATCCACTTCAGCCGGCAG GCAGCAAACACAGACATTGGATGGACGCTGGGCTTCATGCTGAACTTCACCAACATGATCCCCACGGAGGCTCTGGAACAAGTCAAGGGGCACCAGCCCAGTATGTGGGCAGGTGCCGTCTCCTTCATTGTGCTGGCCACAGTGGCAGGCCTGGTGGCAGCTTTCCTCCAGTGTTTCTGGAAAACCAAGTAG
- the LOC141968537 gene encoding ectonucleoside triphosphate diphosphohydrolase 8-like isoform X2 has translation MCFCLPAPSTVWCLMLAPRTQLSTSTGGPQTRRTAPASCPRWRPAPRLSCRTGWSPLSSSASLGLSIRITRLTEQPSRFVQRRSSPPAPTVCSGTHAASRQDSSENCPSGDTLGKGTTSLGEGISSYADNPAEAGASLKPCLDKAMKIIPAEQQRDTPTYLGATAGMRLLREQNSTKAEQVFAEVSKAIGKYPVDFRGAQILTGNEEGSFGWITINYLLETLVKYSFAEKWEHPRDTEVLGALDLGGASTQITFQPGVTTEDNSTSTFFRLYGSNYSLYTHSYLCYGQTQALKMLLADLHKGSPSSQEISHPCYPTGYQENVTTSDLYNSPCVRAPSTPSPAQVLTVIGTGDPAACSTAIRKLFNFTCGANRTCGFNGVYQPPVRGQFFAFAGFYYTFHFLNLTSQQSFSDVNSTIQTFCNKTWAELVETFPQEDKFLHKYCSMAIYILTLLLDGYKFNEHTWSNIHFSRQCLNKLRWVRRAVAAAHLCVLHQPMATKR, from the exons ATGTGTTTCTGCCTCCCAGCACCAAG TACGGTCTGGTGTTTGATGCTGGCTCCACGCACACAGCTCTCTACATCTACCGGTGGCCCGCAGACAAGGAGAACGGCACCGGCATCGTGTCCCAGGTGGAGGCCTGCACCGCGCCTG TCCTGCAGGACTGGCTGGTCGCCTTTGAGTAGTTCGGCTTCCCTGGGATTAAGCATCCGCATCACAAGACTCACAGAGCAGCCCTCCCGCTTTGTCCAGAGGAGGAGCTCACCGCCTGCTCCCACAGTGTGCAGTGGCACACATGCTGCCTCCAGGCAGGACAGCTCTGAGAACTGCCCTTCCGGGGACACCCTTGGCAAGGGCACAACTAGCCTGG GAGAAGGCATCTCTAGCTATGCAGACAACCCCGCTGAGGCTGGAGCCAGCCTGAAGCCCTGCCTGGACAAGGCCATGAAGATCATCCCGGCAGAGCAGCAGCGGGACACCCCCACCTACCTGGGGGCCACAGCGGGCATGCGGCTGCTGAG ggAGCAGAACAGCACCAAGGCTGAGCAGGTCTTCGCCGAGGTCTCCAAGGCCATTGGCAAGTACCCTGTGGACTTCCGTGGAGCTCAGATCCTCACGGGGAACGAGGAGGGCTCCTTCGGCTGGATCACCATCAACTACCTGCTGGAGACGCTTGTCAAG TATTCCTTTGCAGAGAAATGGGAACATCCACGGGACACAGAGGTTCTCGGAGCTCTGGACCTTGGAGGTGCCTCAACACAAATAACCTTCCAGCCTGGAGTCACCACTGAGGACAACAGCACCTCCACCTTCTTCAGGCTGTACGGCAGCAACTACTCGCTCTACACCCACAGCTACCTCTGCTACGGGCAGACGCAGGCCTTGAAGATGCTGCTGGCAGATCTCCACAAG GGCAGCCCATCTTCCCAGGAGATATCACACCCCTGCTACCCCACGGGATACCAGGAGAACGTCACCACGTCAGACCTCTACAACAGTCCCTGTGTCCGTGCACCGAGCAcacccagccctgcacaggtCCTCACAGTGATAGGGACAGGGGACCCAGCAGCGTGCAGCACCGCCATCAGGAAACTCTTCAACTTCACCTGTGGGGCCAACAGGACGTGCGGGTTCAACGGGGTTTATCAGCCGCCTGTGCGGGGACAGTTCTTC GCCTTCGCTGGGTTCTACTACACCTTCCACTTCTTGAACCTGACCAGCCAGCAGTCTTTCAGTGATGTCAACTCCACAATCCAGACCTTCTGCAACAAGACCTGGGCAGAG CTGGTAGAGACCTTCCCACAGGAGGACAAGTTCCTACACAAATACTGCTCCATGGCGATTTATATCTTGACGCTGCTGCTTGATGGCTACAAGTTTAATGAGCACACGTGGAGCAACATCCACTTCAGCCGGCAG
- the LOC141968537 gene encoding ectonucleoside triphosphate diphosphohydrolase 8-like isoform X1, giving the protein MCFCLPAPSTVWCLMLAPRTQLSTSTGGPQTRRTAPASCPRWRPAPRLSCRTGWSPLSSSASLGLSIRITRLTEQPSRFVQRRSSPPAPTVCSGTHAASRQDSSENCPSGDTLGKGTTSLGEGISSYADNPAEAGASLKPCLDKAMKIIPAEQQRDTPTYLGATAGMRLLREQNSTKAEQVFAEVSKAIGKYPVDFRGAQILTGNEEGSFGWITINYLLETLVKYSFAEKWEHPRDTEVLGALDLGGASTQITFQPGVTTEDNSTSTFFRLYGSNYSLYTHSYLCYGQTQALKMLLADLHKGSPSSQEISHPCYPTGYQENVTTSDLYNSPCVRAPSTPSPAQVLTVIGTGDPAACSTAIRKLFNFTCGANRTCGFNGVYQPPVRGQFFAFAGFYYTFHFLNLTSQQSFSDVNSTIQTFCNKTWAELVETFPQEDKFLHKYCSMAIYILTLLLDGYKFNEHTWSNIHFSRQAANTDIGWTLGFMLNFTNMIPTEALEQVKGHQPSMWAGAVSFIVLATVAGLVAAFLQCFWKTK; this is encoded by the exons ATGTGTTTCTGCCTCCCAGCACCAAG TACGGTCTGGTGTTTGATGCTGGCTCCACGCACACAGCTCTCTACATCTACCGGTGGCCCGCAGACAAGGAGAACGGCACCGGCATCGTGTCCCAGGTGGAGGCCTGCACCGCGCCTG TCCTGCAGGACTGGCTGGTCGCCTTTGAGTAGTTCGGCTTCCCTGGGATTAAGCATCCGCATCACAAGACTCACAGAGCAGCCCTCCCGCTTTGTCCAGAGGAGGAGCTCACCGCCTGCTCCCACAGTGTGCAGTGGCACACATGCTGCCTCCAGGCAGGACAGCTCTGAGAACTGCCCTTCCGGGGACACCCTTGGCAAGGGCACAACTAGCCTGG GAGAAGGCATCTCTAGCTATGCAGACAACCCCGCTGAGGCTGGAGCCAGCCTGAAGCCCTGCCTGGACAAGGCCATGAAGATCATCCCGGCAGAGCAGCAGCGGGACACCCCCACCTACCTGGGGGCCACAGCGGGCATGCGGCTGCTGAG ggAGCAGAACAGCACCAAGGCTGAGCAGGTCTTCGCCGAGGTCTCCAAGGCCATTGGCAAGTACCCTGTGGACTTCCGTGGAGCTCAGATCCTCACGGGGAACGAGGAGGGCTCCTTCGGCTGGATCACCATCAACTACCTGCTGGAGACGCTTGTCAAG TATTCCTTTGCAGAGAAATGGGAACATCCACGGGACACAGAGGTTCTCGGAGCTCTGGACCTTGGAGGTGCCTCAACACAAATAACCTTCCAGCCTGGAGTCACCACTGAGGACAACAGCACCTCCACCTTCTTCAGGCTGTACGGCAGCAACTACTCGCTCTACACCCACAGCTACCTCTGCTACGGGCAGACGCAGGCCTTGAAGATGCTGCTGGCAGATCTCCACAAG GGCAGCCCATCTTCCCAGGAGATATCACACCCCTGCTACCCCACGGGATACCAGGAGAACGTCACCACGTCAGACCTCTACAACAGTCCCTGTGTCCGTGCACCGAGCAcacccagccctgcacaggtCCTCACAGTGATAGGGACAGGGGACCCAGCAGCGTGCAGCACCGCCATCAGGAAACTCTTCAACTTCACCTGTGGGGCCAACAGGACGTGCGGGTTCAACGGGGTTTATCAGCCGCCTGTGCGGGGACAGTTCTTC GCCTTCGCTGGGTTCTACTACACCTTCCACTTCTTGAACCTGACCAGCCAGCAGTCTTTCAGTGATGTCAACTCCACAATCCAGACCTTCTGCAACAAGACCTGGGCAGAG CTGGTAGAGACCTTCCCACAGGAGGACAAGTTCCTACACAAATACTGCTCCATGGCGATTTATATCTTGACGCTGCTGCTTGATGGCTACAAGTTTAATGAGCACACGTGGAGCAACATCCACTTCAGCCGGCAG GCAGCAAACACAGACATTGGATGGACGCTGGGCTTCATGCTGAACTTCACCAACATGATCCCCACGGAGGCTCTGGAACAAGTCAAGGGGCACCAGCCCAGTATGTGGGCAGGTGCCGTCTCCTTCATTGTGCTGGCCACAGTGGCAGGCCTGGTGGCAGCTTTCCTCCAGTGTTTCTGGAAAACCAAGTAG